The sequence GCTGGCCGGTGGCGGGATTGAGGATGTCCTCCGACTTGCCGGAGCTGCCGTCGGTCCACTCGCCGGCGATGAACATCTGAACTTTCGGATACATCCGTGGCTCTCCTGCGTGATTTCGGCGGCATGGGCATTGCCGCCTGCCCAATAAGTGGGCGCAGAGCTACACCGAAAGGCAGCCCGCGAGAAGGGATCAATCGGCATTGCACATGCGTTTCGGCCGAGGCCTCGCTCCATCGCTCAGGCCGAGAACGAGAGCCGCAAGCGGCGCCAGCCGATCACGATACCCGTGATGGAGAATACCAGCCCCAGCGTGCAGAGCCCGACGATCAGGACATCCCGCCATAACGGGTGCGCCAGGAGGATCGGAAAGTCCAGCGTGTGGAGCGCGCTGTAGAACCAGCGATAGGCCCGCCGGGAAGCGTCAAGCCTTTGCAGCACGCGCCCATCGGCACCGTCTATGTCGAACCAGAGTTCGCCGCAGCGCGCGCGGTACACGGGCGCACCGGGGACGCTGGATCGCGCGGGGTAATCGTCATTGCCGGCAAGGACGGACGGCGTGTCGCACCCGGACGCGAGACGCGTCACCAAGCCCTGAAGATCTTGCGCGCCAAGATATTCCTGCGTACCGCCACCGGCCCTGGCCAACGACTGTTGACCGAGCCCCGTCCTTTCGCGACGGTAGACGCGGCCGTCGAAGGCGAACCATTCGATTTCTCGGGCCGAGGGGGATATCGGGTCCAACGACGGTGCCGCCCGCCAGTCCGGCGACGCATCCACCATGCCGGCCTCGGCCGCGCTCAACTGCCCGCGCGAAAACAACCGGCCATGATCCATCGAGAGCCAGCCGCTGAAAGTCCAGCTCAGCACGAAAACGGTCACGACGAGTCCGATGATGTGATGCAGGGCGTGCCAGCCGCGATAGGGCGAGCCGACGAACCGCCCTCGTTGCCTGATCCGAACAACGCCAAGCACCGCGCCCAGCAGAGCTGCGATCGAGGCCAGCAGCGACAGCGTCCAGACCAGGCGATCCCACAGCGCCCAGTTGCTTCTGAGAACCGTCGGATAAATCCAGTGCAGCACGCTGCCGGCGAGGTTCCAGCCACGTTCTCTACGCGTCGTATCCAAGACGATCTCACCGGTACGCGACGAGACGTAAACCTCCGTCCCGGCGGCGTCGCCGAGGGCGACGCGAAACAACGGCCGGTAGCGATCGAATCCGTTGGGCACGCTCCATTGGTCATAGTCCGAGCGCGCGACAATCGCAGCCCGCGCGGCATCGATCCCGCGCTGGCGCGCATGCGCCTGAGCGGTGGCGAGCGCGACGTCCGCAGAGATCACCGCCGCGTCGCTTCCGCCGGAGGCGCGGACCGCGCCGACATGCGATGGCCCTGACACAATATAGACCGCTCCATCGCTCCGCTGGATCAGTCGCGCGCGCGTGGCATCCTCGATCCCGCTTGCGGCCACGGCATCGGCAACCGCGATCCTCACCTCCCCAGGCTCCACTGGCGTCAATCCGGCAAAACGCTCCGATTCCGTCAACGACGGAAACGGGACGAAGTGCATCACGATGCCGCTCGCGAACCACATCGCGAACAGCAGGCCAAACGCGATCCCGAGCCAGCGGTGCGTGAGGACGATCGCGCCCATCATGTGGTCAGCGCCCTA comes from Bradyrhizobium diazoefficiens and encodes:
- a CDS encoding PepSY-associated TM helix domain-containing protein, with amino-acid sequence MMGAIVLTHRWLGIAFGLLFAMWFASGIVMHFVPFPSLTESERFAGLTPVEPGEVRIAVADAVAASGIEDATRARLIQRSDGAVYIVSGPSHVGAVRASGGSDAAVISADVALATAQAHARQRGIDAARAAIVARSDYDQWSVPNGFDRYRPLFRVALGDAAGTEVYVSSRTGEIVLDTTRRERGWNLAGSVLHWIYPTVLRSNWALWDRLVWTLSLLASIAALLGAVLGVVRIRQRGRFVGSPYRGWHALHHIIGLVVTVFVLSWTFSGWLSMDHGRLFSRGQLSAAEAGMVDASPDWRAAPSLDPISPSAREIEWFAFDGRVYRRERTGLGQQSLARAGGGTQEYLGAQDLQGLVTRLASGCDTPSVLAGNDDYPARSSVPGAPVYRARCGELWFDIDGADGRVLQRLDASRRAYRWFYSALHTLDFPILLAHPLWRDVLIVGLCTLGLVFSITGIVIGWRRLRLSFSA